The DNA region AACAGCGGCACTAACCTTAGCCCCGTCGCCAAAAAGTTCTTCAGAACTCGGAAGGCGCACCGCGTGCTGGTACGAACCTTTTATCGCAAACGGCTTGACGATTTGGAACCGGATACTTTCGTCATAACTAAATTCTTTGTAGTCATCCGACTGCAATTCGGGTTCATTGAGCGTAGAATAGACCGGCTTTGAAATTTCGGCTTTCAGGTAATGGAACTTGAAACCAATCAAATTCTGAATATGTTCGTCCCAAATACGGTCTTCTAGCGAAAGCCCTGTCGTCATCGAATAAGTCTTGCCAGGAAATCCTGCCATATTGAAACCCACCATTTCGGAGCCCACGTCATCTTCTGGATTCTCCTTGCGGTATCTGAACAAGGTATTCCAATAAACCGTCTGATTCTTGTAGAATTCATAATCCAGGTTCAACAGGTCATTGAAATCAAACGATTCTACCGTACGTAATTTCGGGAGTCCCACCATCGAAAGTTCGCCAACATTTCTCGATGCCGTATCGCAAGAAAACCAGTTACGGCAATGAATGCGCGAAGTATCCGTCACTGTATTTTCACCGTAAGCGAACGAAAAATAATTGCCAAAGTCCAGACCTTTCACAAAAAGATTCTTCTTGTCTAACCCGAATGTTGTACCAAAACTATAGCCATCCATCGTCGTTTCTGTAATACGGAATGTATTCCCCTGGACTTCATGTTCACTTGCTCCATAGCTAGCGCCAAGCGAAACGTTATCGAACCAGGCCCCCATCAGGTTCGTAAACACCTGCACATTATACGAAGTATAATGGTCATGATCGCGAATGACAGAAGTATCCTTACCCGTCGAACTTTTCATGTACGGGGACGTGAATTCATAATCGTTATCGGAATGGTTAAAGTAACCCGATACGCCAACTTCAAGGGCGGCCGCGCCTACAATGCTATCAATGGTATGGCTTGCCGTAAGCGAGGCCTTGTGTGTATTGTAACTCGCCAGGCTGTAAGAAGCATCAACCGAATTAGCAGGGCGTTTCTTGGTAATGATGTTGATAGCGCCGCCTGCGCCGTCGGTTGCAAAACGCGCCGGAATGTAGCCCTTGTACACCTCGATATCGGCAATCTGGTCTATAGGGATATCGTCAAGACCGAGGTTTCCCTGAGTTTCTATCGGGACG from Fibrobacter succinogenes includes:
- a CDS encoding TonB-dependent siderophore receptor; the protein is MKKFDFTMMTLALTVVLITLMAAVSVRAQDEEVTSIDDFLEEPSAANTSAENNAPSAGVTQLDELSVETDAEAEQAKQAKKVETVSTIDATELQNTSKSISKAVNTSSGVKVRKSGGMGGEGKINIRGMEGKNIKVLVNGVPIETQGNLGLDDIPIDQIADIEVYKGYIPARFATDGAGGAINIITKKRPANSVDASYSLASYNTHKASLTASHTIDSIVGAAALEVGVSGYFNHSDNDYEFTSPYMKSSTGKDTSVIRDHDHYTSYNVQVFTNLMGAWFDNVSLGASYGASEHEVQGNTFRITETTMDGYSFGTTFGLDKKNLFVKGLDFGNYFSFAYGENTVTDTSRIHCRNWFSCDTASRNVGELSMVGLPKLRTVESFDFNDLLNLDYEFYKNQTVYWNTLFRYRKENPEDDVGSEMVGFNMAGFPGKTYSMTTGLSLEDRIWDEHIQNLIGFKFHYLKAEISKPVYSTLNEPELQSDDYKEFSYDESIRFQIVKPFAIKGSYQHAVRLPSSEELFGDGAKVSAAVGLMPEAVDNFNAGISIDLMELPLVTRFRFDGDFFYSYYKNKIQYIMLAQVATPYSNLDPIRGWGYEGDVKLDLNEYILLGTNWTFQDLRNIDYVAKQGIPENAIVPNIPRYFMNYLAEFHIGDLINKEDFLKLWWAANYTAEYYYGWKISSRQDRMIPASFSQDVGIEYSVWDNKLAWSFEVENLTDRVVYDNYGESKPGRSYATKIRYSFR